A segment of the Catharus ustulatus isolate bCatUst1 chromosome Z unlocalized genomic scaffold, bCatUst1.pri.v2 scaffold_26_arrow_ctg1, whole genome shotgun sequence genome:
GTGCGGGATGATGCTCCTGCATGGAGCTGGGACCCCGCGATGCGGGATGATGCTCCTGCATGGAGCTGGAACCCCCCGATGCGGGATGATGCtcctggatggagctgggacccCGCGATGAGGAGAGTGCGGGATGATGCTCCTGCATGGAGCTGGGACCCCGCGATGCGGGAGGTGCGGGATGATGCTCCTGCATGGAGCTGGGAGCCCGCGATACGGGATGATGCTCCTGCATGGAGCTGGGACCCCGCGATGCGGGAGGTGCGGGATGATGCTCCTGCATGGAGCTGGGAGCCCGCGATGAGGAGGGTGCGGGATGATGTTCCTGCATGGAGCTGGGACCCCGCGATGAGGAGAGTGCGGGATGATGCTCCTGCATGGAGCTGGGACCCCGCGATGCGGGATGATGCtcctggatggagctgggacccCGCGATGAGGAGAGTGCGGGATGATGCTCCTGCATGGAGCTGGGACCCCGCGATGCGGGATGATGCTCCTGCATGGAGCTGGGACCCCGCGATGCGGGAGGTGCGGGATGATGCTCCTGCATGGAGCTGGGACCCCCCGATGCGGGAGGTGCGGGATGATGCtcctggatggagctgggacccCGAGATGAGGAGAGTGGGGGATGATGCTCCTGCATGGAGCCGGGACCCCGCGATGAGGAGGGTGCGGGATGATGCTCCTGCATGGAGCTGGGACCCCGCGATGCGGGATGATGCTCCTACATGGAGCTGGGACCCCGAGATGAGGAGAGTGGGGGATGATGCTCCTGCATGGAGCTGGGACCCCGCCATGAGGAGGGTGCGGGATGGAGCTCCTGGGTGTCCCCGGCTGATCCCGGGGATGCTCCCGCAGCGCTCCGGTCTGCGTG
Coding sequences within it:
- the LOC117011187 gene encoding translation initiation factor IF-2-like produces the protein MLDTPRPRPARRRAPAMREVRDDAPAWSWDPAMRDDAPAWSWNPPMRDDAPGWSWDPAMRRVRDDAPAWSWDPAMREVRDDAPAWSWEPAIRDDAPAWSWDPAMREVRDDAPAWSWEPAMRRVRDDVPAWSWDPAMRRVRDDAPAWSWDPAMRDDAPGWSWDPAMRRVRDDAPAWSWDPAMRDDAPAWSWDPAMREVRDDAPAWSWDPPMREVRDDAPGWSWDPEMRRVGDDAPAWSRDPAMRRVRDDAPAWSWDPAMRDDAPTWSWDPEMRRVGDDAPAWSWDPAMRRVRDGAPGCPRLIPGMLPQRSGLRGPGSSPAANRMSWASLVFGWVPALVYQGADAVHEGVLPSAEEFCPPQTSVLAGAVQTLLSVECCLGFKIPPEHHTEN